The genomic region CGTTGGGCGAACGACAGGTCGTTGAACGCCGATTCCTGCTTGAGCTTCATGTAGTTGCGCAGGTGCTCGGGGTCGATCTCCCCCGACGCCAGGGCGCGGGCGACCGCGCAGCCAGGCTCCCCGGCGTGGTGGCAATCGCTGAAGCGGCACTGGGCCGCCCAGGTTTCGATGTCGTGGAACCCCTGTTCGATCCCTTGGCTGGCGCCGAGAAGCCCCAATTCCCTCATGCCGGGGGTGTCGATCAACAAGGCGCCGTTGCGCAGTTGCACCAAATGGCGACGCACGGTGGTGTGGCGACCCTCACCCGTGGCGCTGACCGGTTGGGTTTCGAGTTCGGCCCCCGCGATCAAATGGTTGATGAGGGTGGTTTTGCCCACCCCCGATGAGCCGACCAGGCAGTAGGTTTTGCCCGGCGCCATAAGGTCTCGAACCGCCTCGACCCCCTCGCCGGTGAGTGCGCTCAAGGTGAGGATCGCAGCCCCAATCGCCATGGCGCGGACCGTGTCGATCAGGTGGGGGAGGGTATCGGGGGGAAGCAAATCGGTTTTGCTCAAGAGCACCGTCGGGGCAATCCCCCCCTCGTAAGCCATGACGAGGTAGCGTTCAAGGCGGCGGGGGTTGAAGTCGTACTGGCAGGACTGAACGATCAACACCCCGTCCAGATTGGCCCCGATCATCTGAAAATCGACGGTTTTGCCCACCGCCTTGCGCCGCAAAGAGCTGCGTCGGGGGAGGATGTCATGCAAGGTCGCGGGGTTTCCGGGGCCGTGATCCTCCAGGCAGACCCAATCCCCCACACAAGGTAGATCGAGGCTTGAATTGCTGGTGAAGCGATACCTGCCGCTCAGGACTGCAAAACGCTGTCCCGCTTCGCTCTGGACGGTGGCCCGGTCCCGGTCGACCACGATGACCCGGGCGGGGATTAGGCCGGGTTGGCAATGACGTGCGAAGAGCTGCTCCCACTGAACGTCCCAACCGATGTCGCTTAGGTTGTACATGGCGCCTGGGCACTGTGGGATGTCATGGCCTACCCCCCCAACGTTGTGGATTAAATGGTCCGAATCTCCACCTCGAACACCCCCCCGATGACGGTGTATTCGTCCTCCCCCTTGAGCATCCCCGGCAACAACTTGTTGAAGAAGAAGATCTTCGCCAACGGCACCTGCGCCGTGAGGATGTAATCGCCGAATTCGTCGGCCCGTTCCCGGGTATCGGTGAAGGAATTCAGGCTGTTGAGTACCACGACCCGGTACCCCCCCTTCTCTTTGGCGAGCACCTCGTGCTGATCGACCCGGTTGACACCGCGATACAGGGTCAGATGGGTTGTTCCGGGTAGCCGCCGCCCCAGCTCGTATTGTCCGAAGGTGTACAAAAGATCGAGCTGCGCCTCTAAGGCGTTGGTGTTGTAGAGCCCCCGGGTGCGTTCTTCCATGTAGCGGCGGTAGGCGTTGTCGTCGGGGGAGGGGATCGGGGTTTTGTGGTAGCGGGGGATCAACCCGAAACGCGATTCGACCCACCCTTTGAGTACCGCCCCCTCCCGGCCGTCGCTGTCGAACGACCACCCCCGCACTGTGCGCAGGTAGTCGGCCTTGGCCCGGCTCTTCTTCATCCCCTTCTCGAACCCCGCCCGCTCCAAGTCGTGCAGCGCAAAGTGAACATCCATGTAGTCGAGGAATTGCTGCGCCCGCTCCTGAACCGTCTCCAACCTTTCGAGGCGGCGGAAGAGATCGGCGTGGGTTTCGGCGACCCCGTCGATCTCAAGCGGGGCCGGATGCCGTTGATAGGTCAGGCTGCCCAGGATCGCAGGGGGGAGATTGCAACGGTTGAAAGGCAGACGGGCTTCGGGTGGAAGGGGGGGATGCCGGGGTGTCGGGGTCGTGTCGGCAACCTTACAAGGGGAAATGTCTTGTCGCATTGAACACTGGACCAAACGGCGGGTATGGACCAAAAAAACCAACAAAAACAAAGACTAATTCATGTTGGCACGGGCGCTGCTCAAGGGGTTGGCGTAAGCGGTATCGACCATTCCCGGGGCCGCTGTTCGAACAACCGGGCAATCGTAAGCGCACAGGCGCTTCAACGCACCGTTCGAACACGCCCCCCATCGTTCAAGCCCTCATCGGGAGGAAACAGCCATGCGTCAATGCGCCATTTACGGAAAAGGTGGTATCGGTAAGTCCACCACCACCCAGAACCTCGTCGCCGCCCTCGCTGAGATGGGCAACAAGGTGATGATCGTCGGTTGCGATCCCAAGGCCGACTCCACCCGTTTGATCCTGCACTCCAAGGCCCAGAACACCGTGATGGAGATGGCTGCCGAGGCCGGTACCGTCGAGGACCTGGAGCTCGAAGACGTCATGCAGGTCGGCTACGGCGACGTGCGCTGCGTCGAGTCGGGCGGTCCCGAGCCGGGGGTCGGCTGCGCCGGTCGTGGCGTGATCACCGCCATCAACTTCTTGGAAGAGGAGGGCGCCTACGAGGGCGGCCTGGACTTCGTGTTCTACGACGTGCTGGGCGACGTGGTGTGCGGTGGGTTCGCCATGCCGATTCGTGAAAACAAGGCCCAAGAGATCTACATCGTTTGCTCCGGCGAGATGATGGCGATGTACGCCGCCAACAACATCTCCAAGGGGATCGTGAAGTACGCCAACTCCGGCGGGGTCCGTTTGGCTGGCCTGATTTGCAACAGCCGCAACACCGACCGCGAAGATGAGTTGATCATGGCCCTGGCCGCCAAACTCGGCACCCAGATGATCCACTTCGTCCCCCGCGACAACGTGGTGCAACGCGCCGAAATCCGCCGCATGACCGTCATCGAATACGACCCGACCGCCAAACAGGCCGACGAATACCGCGCCCTGGCCCAGAAGATGGTCGCCAACAAGATGTTTGTGGTGCCCACCCCCCTGACCATGGACGAACTCGAAGATCTGCTGATGGAGTTCGGTCTGATGGATGAAGAGGACGAAAGCATCATCGGCAAAGCCGCAGCAGAGTTGTGATCGTCCGCTTCGGCAAGTAGAGGTCCGGGGGTGGGAGACCCCGCCCCCGGATCGATACCGAAGGAGGTGCCCGAGGGCGACGAATTATCGCGCCGGGGGCGACGCTCCAACACGTTTTCTCCATTCCATGAGGCGTTCGTCCACGCATGAGTGGCGCGCCCGTCAGGAGGTTGCCATGTCCAGCATGTCCCGCGCCGAGACCGAAGCCCTGATCCAAGAGGTGCTTGAGGTCTATCCCGCCAAAGCCAAGAAAGACCGCGCTAAGCATTTGACGGTCAACGACTCCTCGCTTGAGAAGTCCAACAAGTGCATCACCTCGAACAAAAAGTCGCTGCCCGGTGTGATGACCATCCGTGGTTGCGCCTACGCCGGTTCCAAGGGTGTGGTGTGGGGTCCCATCAAGGACATGATCCACATTTCCCACGGCCCGGTCGGTTGCGGCCAGTACTCCCGCGCCGGTCGTCGCAATTACTACGTCGGCACCACCGGGGTGAACGTCTTCGGCACGATGAACTTCACCTCCGACTTCCAAGAAAAAGACATCGTCTTCGGCGGCGACAAGAAACTGACCAAGCTGATCCAAGAGGTCGAGCAACTCTTCCCCTTGCACAAAGGGATCTCGGTGCAGTCCGAGTGCCCCATTGGGCTGATCGGCGACGACATCGAAGCGGTGGCCAAGAAGACCGCTGCCGAGCTCGAAAAGCCGGTTGTGCCGGTGCGCTGCGAAGGGTTCCGTGGCGTGTCGCAGTCGCTGGGTCACCACATCGCCAACGACGCCGTGCGCGATTGGGTGCTGGGCAACCGTGACGACCAAGCGTTCGAATCGACCCCTTACGACATCGCGATTTTGGGCGACTACAACATCGGCGGCGACGCCTGGTCGAGCCGGATCCTGCTCGAAGAGATGGGTCTGCGGGTCGTGGCGCAGTGGTCGGGCGACGGCACCATCGCCGAGATGGAAAACACCCCCAAGGTGAAGCTCAACGTCCTGCACTGCTACCGCTCGATGAACTACATCTCCCGTCACATGGAAGAGAAATACGGGATTCCATGGATGGAGTACAACTTCTTCGGCCCCAGCAAAACCGCCGAGAGTCTGCGCAAGATCGCCAGCTTCTTCGACGAGACCATCCAGGCCAACGCCGAGAAGGTGATCGAGAAGTACAAAGCGATGACCGACGCCGTGATCGCCAAGTACCGCCCCCGTCTCGAAGGCAAGAAGGTGATGCTCTACGTCGGAGGCCTGCGCCCCCGTCACGTCATCGGTGCCTACGAAGATCTGGGTATGGAGGTGGTCGGGACCGGTTACGAGTTCGCCCATAACGACGACTACGACCGGACCATCAAAGAGATGGGCGACGCCACCTTGATCTACGACGACGTCACCGGCTTTGAATTCGAAGAGTTCGTCAAGAAGGTCAAGCCCGACCTGATCGGCTCGGGGATCAAAGAGAAGTACATCTTCCAGAAGATGGGCATCCCCTTCCGTCAGATGCACTCCTGGGATTACTCCGGTCCGTACCACGGTTACGACGGCTTTGCCATCTTCGCCAAAGACATGGACCTGACCTTGAACAACCCCTGCTGGGGCAAGCTCAAGGCCCCCTGGAAGAAGTCCGAGGAAGAGACCGGCGCCGAAGTCGCCAGCGCTTAAAGCACCGAAAAAAACGTGTAGGAGCGCCGCCCCGGCGCTATGCCCTCCCTTCAAGGGGGCAAAAAGCACCGGGCCGGGGCGGCCCTCCCGCAAAGCCCTCAAGTTTTCTCTTGTTTCCCGTTGTCCACGCATGAGTGGCGCGGGAAGGAGGCCGTCATGCAAAACGCCGAGAAGATCAAACCGTCGTATCCCCTGTTCCGGGATGCCGAATACGTCGACATGCTCGCTAAGAAGCAGGAGCAGTTCGAAGAGAAGGTGGACGCCGCCAAGATCCAAGAGGTCTTCGAGTGGACCACCACCACCGAGTACCAGACCCTGAACTTCGCTCGCGAAGCGTTGACCGTGAACCCGGCCAAGGCCTGTCAGCCCCTGGGCGCCGTCCTTTGCGCCCTGGGTTTTGAGAAGACCCTGCCCTACGTGCACGGCTCCCAGGGCTGCGTGGCCTACTTCCGCTCCTATTTCAACCGTCATTTCAAAGAGCCGGTCGCCTGTGTGTCGGACTCCATGACCGAAGATGCGGCGGTGTTCGGCGGCCAGAAAAACATGATGGACGGTCTTGAGAACGCCAAGGCGCTCTACAAGCCTGAGATGATTGCCGTTTCGACCACCTGCATGGCCGAGGTGATCGGCGACGACTTGAACGCCTTCATCACCAACTCCAAGAAGGCTGGGCACATTCCCCAGGAATTCCCCACCCCCTTCGCCCACACCCCGAGCTTCGTCGGCAGCCACACCACCGGCTGGGACAACATGTTCGAGGGGATCGCCCGCTACTTCACCCTCAACACCATGGAGGGCAAAGAGGTCGGCAGCAACGGCAAGATCAACATCGTTCCCGGCTTTGAGACCTACCTGGGCAACTACCGGGTGATGAAGCGGATGATGGACGAAATGGGCGTCGGTTTGTCTCTGCTCAGCGATCCCTCCGAGGTGCTCGACACCCCCGCCGACGGCTCTTTCCGTATGTACGAAGGCGGCACCTCGCTCGACGAAATCAAGGATGCCCCCAACGGGATCGACACCCTGTTCTTGCAGCCCTGGCAGTCGGATAAGTCTAAGAAATACGTCCAGAACACCTGGAAGCACGAAGCTACCGCCATTTCCATCCCGATGGGGCTGGAGGCGACCGATGAGTTCTTGATGGCGGTTTCCAAGCTGACCGGCAAGGAGATCCCCGCTTCGCTCGAAAAAGAGCGCGGTCGTCTGGTCGATATGCTGACCGACTCCCACGCCTGGCTGCACGGTAAGAAGTTCGCCGTCTACGGCGACCCCGACTTCGTGATGGGGATGACCAAGTTCCTGCTCGAAGTGGGCGCCGAGCCGACCGACGTGCTGGCCAACAACGGCAACAAGCGTTGGGCGAAAGCGATGAAGGCGATTTTGGATGCCTCCCCCTTCGGGAAAGAGACCCAGGTCCATGTCGGCAAGGATCTCTGGCATTTCCGTAGCCTGATGTTCACCAACAAGCCCGATTTCATGATTGGCAACAGCTACGGCAAATTCATCCAGCGCGACACGCTGTACAAGGGCAAGGCGTTCGAAGTGCCCCTGATTCGCCTGGGCTTCCCGATTTTCGATCATCACCACCTGCACCGGCAGACCACCCTCGGTTACGAGGGGGCGATGCAAATCCTGACCACCTTGGTCAACGCGGTGCTGGAGCGTTTGGACGAAGAGACCCGCGGGATGGGGACCACCGACTACAACTACGACCTGGTTCGCTAAGGTCTGCTGCATCCCGTCCCTCTGCTTGCAGAGGACGGGTTGTTTCACCGCCGGGGTTACCGCTCAACCCCGGCGGCTTCCGGTAGGGGGATTATTGCCCCTTCCCCCTGCCGGATTTTTTTCAGATGCGATACGCAGCCTCATGCCCCGTGTGGGGCTGCGTATCGCATCCAATGAGCAGAAATCGAACAGGAGCCCGCCATGCCCAGCGTCATGATCCGCCGCAACGATGCCGGAAAGCTCGACCTCTACGTCCCCAAGAAAGATCTGGAGGAGACCATCACCTCCATCGAGTTCGAGGGGCCCGAGAAGTGGGGCGGCGTCATCGAGCTGGCCGACGGCACCCGGTTTTTCGTAGAACCCCTCGATGGGGAGCCCAAGCTGCCCATCACCCTGCGGGCCACCAAGGCCTAATTACCGTCGTCTTCTTACAGAGGAAAATGTCATGGCCATGCAGATTCTTCGCGACGATTGCATCGATTGCGGCGTGTGCGAACCCGATTGCCCCTCCGACGCGATTTTTCAGGGGAAGGTCGGTTACGAGATCGACCCCGAAGCCTGCACCGAGTGTGAAGGGGCGTTCGACAAACCCAAATGTGTCGAGGAGTGCCCCATCAGCGGGTGCATCGTGAAGTTGTAAGGGTTGTTGTTGGACCGGTCCGACCGGTCCGCACCCCGTTTTTCCCCCGAATTCGCAGAGGAGACCCGCCATGTCCCTGACGCCTGAACTTGCCCTGCGTATCGGATTGGCCGCCCGCACCCTGCCCGACACGGAACCTGGGCGCTTGATGGCCGCATTGATCGAACATGTTGGTCTGCCGCTGACCCCCGAGAAACTGGCCGTTTTGAAGGTTAAGGATCTCAAAGAGGCGGCAGACGGCGAACTTGGGGAGTTGCCGCTGGATGATTTGAAAAAGGCGGCGGCCCTCCTGAGGGGCGAAGGGCTCCCCGAAATCGTGGTGGAGGAGGGGCTGCCCTCGCCCCAACCCTATGCCGACGGCGACATGCCCGGTTCGATCCGGGTCGCCATCGCCTCCAACGGTGGCGAACGGGTCGACGGCCATTTTGGCTCCTGCGCGCGCTTCTTGGTTTACCAGGTCGCCCCCGGACAGGCCCGTCTGATCGACATTCGCGCTACCTCCGCCATGCCTGATGACGAAGACAAGAACGCCTGGCGCGCCGGTTTGATCGCCGATTGCCAGCTGCTTTACATCGCCTCCATCGGCGGTCCCGCCGCCGCTAAGGTGATCCGGGCCGGAATCCATCCCATCAAGCGGCCCCAGATGGGGCAGGGGGGTCAGGTGATGGCGGAGCTTGCCGAAATCCTGGCCGGTTCCCCCCCGCCGTGGCTCGCCAAGGTGATGGGTCAATCCCCGCAGGAGCGCATCCGCTTTGCCCTTGAAGAGGAAGAGGCGTGATGACCCCCGAGGTGACTGAAAAGGTCGCTGCCGCTGTGACGCGCATCGGTTTGGCCGACGGTGAG from Proteobacteria bacterium CG1_02_64_396 harbors:
- a CDS encoding NAD(+)--dinitrogen-reductase ADP-D-ribosyltransferase; translation: MRQDISPCKVADTTPTPRHPPLPPEARLPFNRCNLPPAILGSLTYQRHPAPLEIDGVAETHADLFRRLERLETVQERAQQFLDYMDVHFALHDLERAGFEKGMKKSRAKADYLRTVRGWSFDSDGREGAVLKGWVESRFGLIPRYHKTPIPSPDDNAYRRYMEERTRGLYNTNALEAQLDLLYTFGQYELGRRLPGTTHLTLYRGVNRVDQHEVLAKEKGGYRVVVLNSLNSFTDTRERADEFGDYILTAQVPLAKIFFFNKLLPGMLKGEDEYTVIGGVFEVEIRTI
- a CDS encoding nitrogenase molybdenum-iron protein subunit beta codes for the protein MQNAEKIKPSYPLFRDAEYVDMLAKKQEQFEEKVDAAKIQEVFEWTTTTEYQTLNFAREALTVNPAKACQPLGAVLCALGFEKTLPYVHGSQGCVAYFRSYFNRHFKEPVACVSDSMTEDAAVFGGQKNMMDGLENAKALYKPEMIAVSTTCMAEVIGDDLNAFITNSKKAGHIPQEFPTPFAHTPSFVGSHTTGWDNMFEGIARYFTLNTMEGKEVGSNGKINIVPGFETYLGNYRVMKRMMDEMGVGLSLLSDPSEVLDTPADGSFRMYEGGTSLDEIKDAPNGIDTLFLQPWQSDKSKKYVQNTWKHEATAISIPMGLEATDEFLMAVSKLTGKEIPASLEKERGRLVDMLTDSHAWLHGKKFAVYGDPDFVMGMTKFLLEVGAEPTDVLANNGNKRWAKAMKAILDASPFGKETQVHVGKDLWHFRSLMFTNKPDFMIGNSYGKFIQRDTLYKGKAFEVPLIRLGFPIFDHHHLHRQTTLGYEGAMQILTTLVNAVLERLDEETRGMGTTDYNYDLVR
- a CDS encoding ribosome small subunit-dependent GTPase A, whose protein sequence is MYNLSDIGWDVQWEQLFARHCQPGLIPARVIVVDRDRATVQSEAGQRFAVLSGRYRFTSNSSLDLPCVGDWVCLEDHGPGNPATLHDILPRRSSLRRKAVGKTVDFQMIGANLDGVLIVQSCQYDFNPRRLERYLVMAYEGGIAPTVLLSKTDLLPPDTLPHLIDTVRAMAIGAAILTLSALTGEGVEAVRDLMAPGKTYCLVGSSGVGKTTLINHLIAGAELETQPVSATGEGRHTTVRRHLVQLRNGALLIDTPGMRELGLLGASQGIEQGFHDIETWAAQCRFSDCHHAGEPGCAVARALASGEIDPEHLRNYMKLKQESAFNDLSFAQRREKDKTFGRFLHTAKKGLKKGR
- a CDS encoding ferredoxin, with translation MAMQILRDDCIDCGVCEPDCPSDAIFQGKVGYEIDPEACTECEGAFDKPKCVEECPISGCIVKL
- a CDS encoding putative nitrogen fixation protein NifT produces the protein MPSVMIRRNDAGKLDLYVPKKDLEETITSIEFEGPEKWGGVIELADGTRFFVEPLDGEPKLPITLRATKA
- a CDS encoding nitrogenase iron protein, with translation MRQCAIYGKGGIGKSTTTQNLVAALAEMGNKVMIVGCDPKADSTRLILHSKAQNTVMEMAAEAGTVEDLELEDVMQVGYGDVRCVESGGPEPGVGCAGRGVITAINFLEEEGAYEGGLDFVFYDVLGDVVCGGFAMPIRENKAQEIYIVCSGEMMAMYAANNISKGIVKYANSGGVRLAGLICNSRNTDREDELIMALAAKLGTQMIHFVPRDNVVQRAEIRRMTVIEYDPTAKQADEYRALAQKMVANKMFVVPTPLTMDELEDLLMEFGLMDEEDESIIGKAAAEL
- a CDS encoding nitrogenase molybdenum-iron protein alpha chain, with translation MSSMSRAETEALIQEVLEVYPAKAKKDRAKHLTVNDSSLEKSNKCITSNKKSLPGVMTIRGCAYAGSKGVVWGPIKDMIHISHGPVGCGQYSRAGRRNYYVGTTGVNVFGTMNFTSDFQEKDIVFGGDKKLTKLIQEVEQLFPLHKGISVQSECPIGLIGDDIEAVAKKTAAELEKPVVPVRCEGFRGVSQSLGHHIANDAVRDWVLGNRDDQAFESTPYDIAILGDYNIGGDAWSSRILLEEMGLRVVAQWSGDGTIAEMENTPKVKLNVLHCYRSMNYISRHMEEKYGIPWMEYNFFGPSKTAESLRKIASFFDETIQANAEKVIEKYKAMTDAVIAKYRPRLEGKKVMLYVGGLRPRHVIGAYEDLGMEVVGTGYEFAHNDDYDRTIKEMGDATLIYDDVTGFEFEEFVKKVKPDLIGSGIKEKYIFQKMGIPFRQMHSWDYSGPYHGYDGFAIFAKDMDLTLNNPCWGKLKAPWKKSEEETGAEVASA
- a CDS encoding dinitrogenase iron-molybdenum cofactor biosynthesis protein, whose translation is MSLTPELALRIGLAARTLPDTEPGRLMAALIEHVGLPLTPEKLAVLKVKDLKEAADGELGELPLDDLKKAAALLRGEGLPEIVVEEGLPSPQPYADGDMPGSIRVAIASNGGERVDGHFGSCARFLVYQVAPGQARLIDIRATSAMPDDEDKNAWRAGLIADCQLLYIASIGGPAAAKVIRAGIHPIKRPQMGQGGQVMAELAEILAGSPPPWLAKVMGQSPQERIRFALEEEEA